In a genomic window of Brassica rapa cultivar Chiifu-401-42 chromosome A10, CAAS_Brap_v3.01, whole genome shotgun sequence:
- the LOC103846671 gene encoding omega-amidase, chloroplastic isoform X1, which produces MKSTVSSSLLNLKYLLNPNLRRRLISLTSVSIPKLSLSSITNHTTLNNLFPSSATSGLRTICSSTASSFKPEQARVPSALPLPAPPLTKFNMGLCQLSVTTDKKRNISHAKSAIEEAASKGAKLVLLSEMWNTPYTKGSFRAFAEDIDAGGDASPSTAMLSEVSKRLKVTIIGGSMPEKSGGRLYNTCCVFGSDGELKAKHRKIHLFDIDIPGKITYKESRTFTAGETPTVVDTDVGRIGIGICYDIRFQELAMMYAARGAHLLCYPGAFNMTTGPLHWEILQRARATDNQLYVATCSSARDYGSCYVAWGHSSLVGPFGEIIAKTEPEEAIIIAEIDYSFLEQRRSNLPLNKQRRGDLYQLVDIQRLDK; this is translated from the exons ATGAAGTCAACAGTTTCATCGTCACTCCTCAATTTGAAGTATCTGTTAAACCCAAATCTTCGTCGTCGCTTAATCTCCCTCACATCTGTTTCCATCCCTAAATTGTCACTGAGTTCGATCACCAATCACACCACACTTAATAACCTCTTCCCATCTTCGGCAACCTCAGGTCTAAGAACCATCTGCTCTTCCACGGCATCCTCTTTCAAACCCGAACAAGCTAGAGTTCCATCCGCTCTTCCCCTCCCAGCTCCTCCGTTGACCAAA TTCAACATGGGATTGTGTCAGTTATCTGTCACAACTGACAAAAAGAGGAACATCTCTCACGCGAAGAGCGCCATCGAAGAAGCTGCTTCCAAGGGAGCTAAGCTTGTTCTCTTATCC GAAATGTGGAACACTCCTTATACCAAAGGTAGTTTCCGAGCTTTTGCGGAAGACATTGATGCAGGTGGTGACGCTTCTCCTTCGACCGCAATGCTCTCTGAAGTTTCCAAACGTCTCAAGGTTACGATCATTGGTGGCTCTATGCCTGAAAAATCCGGGGGTCGTTTGTACAACACTTGCTGTGTCTTTGGTTCCGATGGAGAGCTAAAAGCTAAGCATCGAAAG ATACATTTGTTTGACATAGACATTCCCGGGAAGATTACTTACAAGGAATCTAGAACTTTTACTGCTGGAGAGACACCAACAGTCGTTGACACAG ATGTGGGACGTATTGGAATAGGCATCTGCTATGATATCCGGTTCCAGGAGTTAGCTATGATGTATGCTGCAAGAG GTGCTCATTTGCTATGCTACCCAGGAGCCTTTAATATGACAACTGGACCGCTCCATTGGGAAATACTACAAAGAGCAAG GGCTACGGATAATCAG TTATATGTAGCGACATGTTCATCTGCCAGAGATTACGGATCTTGCTACGTTGCTTGGGGCCACTCTTCACTCGTCGGGCCT TTTGGAGAAATTATAGCGAAGACTGAGCCTGAGGAAGCAATTATCATAGCAGAGATTGATTACTCTTTCCTTGAACAACGAAG GTCAAATCTTCCGTTGAATAAACAGCGGCGGGGAGATCTCTACCAGCTTGTAGACATACAGCGTCTGGACAAGTAA
- the LOC103846671 gene encoding omega-amidase, chloroplastic isoform X3, whose translation MKSTVSSSLLNLKYLLNPNLRRRLISLTSVSIPKLSLSSITNHTTLNNLFPSSATSGLRTICSSTASSFKPEQARVPSALPLPAPPLTKFNMGLCQLSVTTDKKRNISHAKSAIEEAASKGAKLVLLSEMWNTPYTKGSFRAFAEDIDAGGDASPSTAMLSEVSKRLKVTIIGGSMPEKSGGRLYNTCCVFGSDGELKAKHRKIHLFDIDIPGKITYKESRTFTAGETPTVVDTDVGRIGIGICYDIRFQELAMMYAARGAHLLCYPGAFNMTTGPLHWEILQRARATDNQLYVATCSSARDYGSCYVAWGHSSLVGPRRLSLRKQLS comes from the exons ATGAAGTCAACAGTTTCATCGTCACTCCTCAATTTGAAGTATCTGTTAAACCCAAATCTTCGTCGTCGCTTAATCTCCCTCACATCTGTTTCCATCCCTAAATTGTCACTGAGTTCGATCACCAATCACACCACACTTAATAACCTCTTCCCATCTTCGGCAACCTCAGGTCTAAGAACCATCTGCTCTTCCACGGCATCCTCTTTCAAACCCGAACAAGCTAGAGTTCCATCCGCTCTTCCCCTCCCAGCTCCTCCGTTGACCAAA TTCAACATGGGATTGTGTCAGTTATCTGTCACAACTGACAAAAAGAGGAACATCTCTCACGCGAAGAGCGCCATCGAAGAAGCTGCTTCCAAGGGAGCTAAGCTTGTTCTCTTATCC GAAATGTGGAACACTCCTTATACCAAAGGTAGTTTCCGAGCTTTTGCGGAAGACATTGATGCAGGTGGTGACGCTTCTCCTTCGACCGCAATGCTCTCTGAAGTTTCCAAACGTCTCAAGGTTACGATCATTGGTGGCTCTATGCCTGAAAAATCCGGGGGTCGTTTGTACAACACTTGCTGTGTCTTTGGTTCCGATGGAGAGCTAAAAGCTAAGCATCGAAAG ATACATTTGTTTGACATAGACATTCCCGGGAAGATTACTTACAAGGAATCTAGAACTTTTACTGCTGGAGAGACACCAACAGTCGTTGACACAG ATGTGGGACGTATTGGAATAGGCATCTGCTATGATATCCGGTTCCAGGAGTTAGCTATGATGTATGCTGCAAGAG GTGCTCATTTGCTATGCTACCCAGGAGCCTTTAATATGACAACTGGACCGCTCCATTGGGAAATACTACAAAGAGCAAG GGCTACGGATAATCAG TTATATGTAGCGACATGTTCATCTGCCAGAGATTACGGATCTTGCTACGTTGCTTGGGGCCACTCTTCACTCGTCGGGCCT CGAAGACTGAGCCTGAGGAAGCAATTATCATAG
- the LOC103846671 gene encoding omega-amidase, chloroplastic isoform X2, translating into MKSTVSSSLLNLKYLLNPNLRRRLISLTSVSIPKLSLSSITNHTTLNNLFPSSATSGLRTICSSTASSFKPEQARVPSALPLPAPPLTKEMWNTPYTKGSFRAFAEDIDAGGDASPSTAMLSEVSKRLKVTIIGGSMPEKSGGRLYNTCCVFGSDGELKAKHRKIHLFDIDIPGKITYKESRTFTAGETPTVVDTDVGRIGIGICYDIRFQELAMMYAARGAHLLCYPGAFNMTTGPLHWEILQRARATDNQLYVATCSSARDYGSCYVAWGHSSLVGPFGEIIAKTEPEEAIIIAEIDYSFLEQRRSNLPLNKQRRGDLYQLVDIQRLDK; encoded by the exons ATGAAGTCAACAGTTTCATCGTCACTCCTCAATTTGAAGTATCTGTTAAACCCAAATCTTCGTCGTCGCTTAATCTCCCTCACATCTGTTTCCATCCCTAAATTGTCACTGAGTTCGATCACCAATCACACCACACTTAATAACCTCTTCCCATCTTCGGCAACCTCAGGTCTAAGAACCATCTGCTCTTCCACGGCATCCTCTTTCAAACCCGAACAAGCTAGAGTTCCATCCGCTCTTCCCCTCCCAGCTCCTCCGTTGACCAAA GAAATGTGGAACACTCCTTATACCAAAGGTAGTTTCCGAGCTTTTGCGGAAGACATTGATGCAGGTGGTGACGCTTCTCCTTCGACCGCAATGCTCTCTGAAGTTTCCAAACGTCTCAAGGTTACGATCATTGGTGGCTCTATGCCTGAAAAATCCGGGGGTCGTTTGTACAACACTTGCTGTGTCTTTGGTTCCGATGGAGAGCTAAAAGCTAAGCATCGAAAG ATACATTTGTTTGACATAGACATTCCCGGGAAGATTACTTACAAGGAATCTAGAACTTTTACTGCTGGAGAGACACCAACAGTCGTTGACACAG ATGTGGGACGTATTGGAATAGGCATCTGCTATGATATCCGGTTCCAGGAGTTAGCTATGATGTATGCTGCAAGAG GTGCTCATTTGCTATGCTACCCAGGAGCCTTTAATATGACAACTGGACCGCTCCATTGGGAAATACTACAAAGAGCAAG GGCTACGGATAATCAG TTATATGTAGCGACATGTTCATCTGCCAGAGATTACGGATCTTGCTACGTTGCTTGGGGCCACTCTTCACTCGTCGGGCCT TTTGGAGAAATTATAGCGAAGACTGAGCCTGAGGAAGCAATTATCATAGCAGAGATTGATTACTCTTTCCTTGAACAACGAAG GTCAAATCTTCCGTTGAATAAACAGCGGCGGGGAGATCTCTACCAGCTTGTAGACATACAGCGTCTGGACAAGTAA
- the LOC103846672 gene encoding 17.6 kDa class II heat shock protein, translating into MDFGRFPIISILEDMLEVPEEHSEKGRSNPSRAYVRDQKAMAATPADVIEQPDAYAFVVDMPGIKGDEIKVQVESDNVLVVSGERKRESKENEGVKYVRMERRMGKFMRKFQLPENADLEKISASCNDGVLKVTVGKLPPPEPKKPKTIQVQVA; encoded by the coding sequence ATGGATTTCGGAAGGTTCCCGATCATCTCAATCCTCGAAGACATGCTCGAGGTCCCCGAAGAGCACAGCGAGAAGGGCCGCAGCAACCCGTCGAGAGCTTACGTGAGAGACCAGAAGGCGATGGCGGCTACGCCAGCTGACGTCATCGAGCAACCCGACGCGTACGCTTTCGTGGTGGACATGCCTGGGATCAAAGGAGACGAGATCAAGGTCCAGGTCGAGAGCGACAACGTGCTCGTGGTGAGCGGAGAGAGGAAGAGGGAGAGCAAGGAGAACGAGGGAGTGAAGTATGTGAGGATGGAGAGGAGGATGGGGAAGTTCATGAGGAAGTTTCAGTTGCCTGAGAATGCGGATTTGGAGAAGATATCTGCTTCTTGTAATGACGGTGTGTTGAAAGTGACTGTTGGGAAGCTTCCTCCTCCTGAGCCTAAGAAACCGAAGACTATTCAGGTCCAAGTCGCTTGA
- the LOC103846668 gene encoding pentatricopeptide repeat-containing protein At5g12100, mitochondrial, translated as MVDLSGQEERPISSPSLNKMVIKHLNLQNIRASPAKMVTRFRLVSRSSRYATVKLSKSASLCSCRLFSTSSDATHPEPESAPPSNPTTGDGERHEELRNLRVLLQQNRIETARGALTSLVRSGSAPFTSPKELFSAFSLSSPSLKNDFSYLLFSVLIQSNMIPEATDLFFAVRNEGITPSSDSLTLFFDHLGKMKQFRVTINVFLNLLESNYRPSKFMYGKSVYAAVKSSDLGKGLELFNRMKHDRISPTVFIYNVLIDGLCKNGRVNDAEKLFDEMLQRRLVPTLITYNTLIDGYCKSGNLDKTFKVRERMRGDGVDPNLVTFNTLLKGMFNARMVEDAESVLKEMKDRGFVPDAFTLSILFDGYSSNEKAEAALGVYEEAVDSGVKMNAYTCSILLNALCKEGKIEKAEEILGMEMGKGLVMNEVIYNTMVDGCCRKGDLIGARMKIEEMEKQGMKPNHLAYNCLVKRFCELGEMENAEQEVSKMKLKGVSPSVETYNILIGGYGRKGEFDKCFDILKEMETNGTMPNVVSYGNLINCLCKGSKLLEAEIVKRDMEDRGVSPNVRIYNMLIDGCCSKGKIEDAFRFSEEMLTKGIDLNLVTYNTLINGLSMNGKLAEAEDLFLEISRKGFVPDIYTYNSLISGYEHAGNVQRCIALYEMMKGSGIKPNLKTYHLLIGLCTKESVELTEKIFGEMSLEPDLIVYNGVLHCYAMHGEMDKALKMQNHMMEKGIDLDKTSYNSLIMGQLKRGKLSEAKSLFEEMKARGLDPEADTYNIMVKGHCEKKDYMGAYDWYREMQEKGLRVDACIGGELVTGLREEWKSKEAHTVSSEMNGDKLDDVPVEEALSATKKL; from the coding sequence ATGGTCGATTTGAGTGGGCAAGAAGAAAGGCCCATCTCAAGCCCATCTCTCAATAAAATGGTTATTAAACATTTAAACCTCCAAAACATCCGAGCGTCTCCGGCGAAGATGGTGACTCGCTTTCGACTCGTTTCGAGATCTTCTCGTTACGCCACCGTGAAGTTATCCAAGTCGGCCTCGTTATGCTCATGTCGTCTCTTCTCTACCTCCTCCGACGCGACTCACCCTGAACCCGAATCAGCCCCGCCTTCGAATCCCACTACCGGAGACGGAGAACGACACGAGGAGCTTCGGAATCTCCGAGTACTTCTCCAGCAGAACCGAATCGAAACGGCGCGTGGGGCTCTCACCTCGCTCGTCCGATCAGGCTCCGCGCCTTTCACATCGCCGAAAGAGCTCTTCTCCGCCTTCTCACTATCATCTCCATCGCTGAAGAACGACTTCTCCTACCTGCTCTTCTCCGTGCTAATCCAATCGAACATGATCCCCGAAGCTACGGACTTGTTCTTCGCCGTGAGGAACGAAGGTATCACCCCCAGCTCAGACTCGTTAACCCTTTTCTTCGATCATCTCGGGAAAATGAAGCAATTCAGAGTAACGATCAATGTGTTTTTGAATCTCCTCGAATCGAATTATCGTCCGAGCAAGTTCATGTATGGTAAATCAGTTTACGCCGCCGTGAAATCGAGCGATTTAGGGAAAGGTTTAGAGCTGTTTAATCGCATGAAGCACGATAGAATCTCACCCACTGTGTTTATCTACAACGTTCTTATCGACGGGTTGTGTAAAAATGGGAGGGTGAATGATGCAGAGAAGCTGTTCGACGAAATGCTTCAGAGAAGATTGGTTCCCACTTTGATAACGTACAACACTTTGATCGATGGGTATTGCAAAAGTGGGAATCTTGATAAGACTTTTAAGGTGAGAGAACGCATGAGAGGGGATGGTGTTGATCCGAATCTTGTTACGTTCAATACGTTGCTTAAGGGGATGTTTAACGCGAGGATGGTGGAGGATGCGGAGAGTGTGTTGAAGGAGATGAAAGATCGTGGCTTTGTGCCTGATGCGTTCACGTTGAGTATTCTTTTTGATGGTTACTCGAGCAACGAGAAAGCTGAGGCTGCTTTGGGTGTTTATGAGGAAGCTGTTGATTCTGGTGTGAAGATGAATGCTTATACGTGTAGCATTTTGTTGAATGCGTTGTGTAAAGAAGGGAAGATAGAGAAGGCGGAGGAGATTTTGGGGATGGAAATGGGCAAGGGGCTTGTAATGAACGAGGTTATTTATAACACGATGGTTGATGGATGCTGTCGGAAAGGTGATTTGATTGGAGCTCGAATGAAAATCGAAGAGATGGAGAAACAAGGGATGAAGCCGAATCATTTGGCGTACAATTGTTTGGTTAAGAGGTTTTGTGAATTGGGGGAAATGGAGAATGCTGAGCAAGAGGTTAGCAAGATGAAACTAAAAGGAGTTTCTCCTAGCGTGGAGACGTATAACATCTTGATCGGGGGCTACGGGAGGAAGGGGGAGTTTGATAAGTGTTTCGACATCCTCAAAGAAATGGAAACCAACGGTACGATGCCGAATGTTGTTAGCTACGGGAATCTGATAAATTGTTTGTGCAAGGGCTCTAAGCTTCTTGAAGCTGAGATTGTGAAGAGAGATATGGAAGACAGAGGGGTTTCACCTAATGTAAGGATATACAACATGCTGATTGATGGTTGTTGCTCAAAGGGGAAGATAGAAGATGCTTTTCGGTTTTCTGAGGAGATGCTAACAAAGGGAATAGATTTGAACTTGGTGACTTATAACACCCTCATCAATGGGTTGTCCATGAACGGAAAATTAGCAGAAGCCGAAGACTTGTTTCTCGAAATCTCAAGAAAGGGGTTTGTACCAGATATATACACGTATAACTCGTTAATATCTGGATATGAACATGCTGGAAACGTGCAAAGATGTATCGCCCTGTACGAAATGATGAAAGGATCAGGAATAAAACCCAATTTGAAGACATATCATCTTTTGATCGGCTTGTGCACCAAGGAGAGTGTAGAGCTCACTGAGAAAATATTTGGAGAGATGTCGTTGGAACCAGACTTGATAGTTTACAATGGAGTTCTTCATTGCTACGCCATGCATGGAGAAATGGATAAGGCTTTGAAAATGCAGAACCACATGATGGAGAAGGGAATCGATTTGGATAAGACGAGTTATAACAGCTTGATCATGGGACAGCTGAAAAGAGGAAAGCTCAGCGAGGCTAAAAGTTTGTTTGAGGAGATGAAAGCTCGAGGACTGGATCCTGAAGCTGATACGTATAACATAATGGTGAAAGGGCATTGTGAGAAGAAGGATTATATGGGAGCATATGATTGGTACAGAGAGATGCAGGAAAAGGGTTTGCGAGTGGATGCTTGTATAGGCGGCGAGCTAGTAACTGGGCTTCGAGAAGAATGGAAGTCAAAAGAAGCACATACTGTCAGTTCTGAGATGAATGGTGACAAGCTTGATGATGTACCAGTAGAGGAGGCTCTTTCTGCAACAAAGAAGCTGTGA
- the LOC103846670 gene encoding protein BIG GRAIN 1-like D, translating to MHRSRNPSFSSTLLDEIYNSIDHKTHKTQSFTGFVNTTNNKQSISVTRPVPDRKIHKDRFFSSVSSSSDSNSSFFSSSDTEPSHAKKKSSSRPLCFGPSKTTKPRKTEDKTLFHQNRAFRVSEDYDYEKNEHTRTRRSSSNQKKLKTPASPGVRIVNFINSLFSSNNSSKGHPKKMSCDDSAFVRKPNDYYYPSTTCSSASSFSRSCLNKSSEKSSDRVKRSVRFSPVNVIVPESRSYVEEEDYLSNNGYVRKSVKKNVEDRGRRSVEEIAREFLRDYHKKHDNGLVKINAFEDYEDDDDDVASDSSSDLFELDLVGTHHHNLYGDELPVYETTFAGLIL from the coding sequence ATGCATAGATCCAGAAACCCGTCATTCTCCTCCACCCTCCTCGACGAAATCTACAATTCCATCGATCATAAAACCCACAAAACCCAATCTTTTACCGGTTTTGTCAACACTACCAATAATAAACAGAGCATCAGCGTAACCAGACCGGTTCCTGACCGGAAAATACACAAAGATCGGTTCTTTAGCTCCGTGTCGTCTTCCTCTGATTCCAACTCCAGTTTCTTCTCATCTTCCGACACAGAACCATCTCACGCTAAGAAGAAATCTTCTTCAAGACCGTTATGTTTCGGCCCATCTAAAACAACAAAGCCAAGAAAAACAGAGGATAAAACTCTGTTTCACCAAAACAGAGCGTTTCGAGTTTCGGAAGACTACGATTACGAGAAGAATGAACACACTAGAACCAGAAGATCTAGTAGTAATCAGAAGAAGCTCAAAACTCCAGCTTCACCTGGTGTACGGATCGTTAACTTCATCAACTCTTTATTCAGCAGCAACAACAGTTCCAAAGGTCATCCGAAGAAGATGAGCTGCGACGACTCTGCGTTCGTTAGGAAACCAAATGATTACTACTATCCATCTACGACGTGTTCTTCCGCTTCTTCCTTCTCCAGGTCGTGTCTGAACAAAAGCTCCGAGAAATCATCTGACCGTGTCAAAAGAAGCGTCAGGTTTTCTCCGGTTAACGTGATCGTCCCCGAGAGCAGATCCTACGTCGAAGAAGAAGATTACCTCAGCAACAACGGTTATGTCAGAAAGTCAGTGAAGAAGAACGTGGAAGATAGAGGGAGGAGGTCAGTGGAGGAGATTGCGAGAGAGTTTCTGAGAGATTATCACAAGAAGCATGATAACGGTTTGGTCAAGATTAATGCTTTCGAGGATtacgaagatgatgatgatgatgtagcAAGTGATTCGAGTTCGGATTTGTTTGAGCTGGACTTAGTTGGAACTCATCATCACAATCTGTACGGAGATGAACTTCCCGTGTATGAAACCACTTTTGCTGGTTTGATCttgtga
- the LOC103846669 gene encoding mechanosensitive ion channel protein 10, which produces MDASSNGIAERKSTNGGREVVINVSGEEASRVSFKMDSPETKSSSPEISKLISSPNKPPRPPNPSIEGLTQRKSFARSVYSKPKSRFVEPSYPVTTSNLEGDVKEPLGSVISISRGSPNNKSTRSVGSATPNKATEVEKDEDEEIYKKVKLSKEMRRRVSPLTLVELAFFIAVLSSLVASLTIDVLITYTVWGLEVWKWCVLVMVTFSGMLVTNWFMHLVVFLIETNFLLRRKVLYFVHGLKKSVQVFIWLSLILIAWVFLFNRDVDRSPTATKILTAITRTLISLLTGAFLWLVKTLLLKILAANFNVVNFFDRIQESVFHQYVLQTLSGPPLMEEAEKVGREPSTGHLSFTSVGKKGTVKGKKVIDMGKVHKMKREKVSAWTMRVLVEAVRTSGLSTISDTLDETAYGDAKEQAERGEITSEMEALAAAYHVFRNVAQPCFSYIEEEDLLRFMIKEEVDLVFPLFDGAAETGRITRKAFTEWVVKVYTSRKALAHSLNDTKTAVKQLNKLVTAILIVITIVIWLLLLEVATTKVLLFFSTQLVALAFIIGSTCKNLFESIVFVFVMHPFDVGDRCVVEGVPMLVEEMNLLSTVFLKLDNEKVYYPNSVLATKPISNYFRSPDMGETVEFSIAFSTPVSKIAHLKERIAEYLEQNPQHWSPIHTVVVKEIENMNKLKMALYSNHTITFQEYRERNIRRTEQSLAIKKMLEDLHIDYTLLPQQVLLTNLDKN; this is translated from the exons ATGGATGCTAGTAGCAATGGAATAGCAGAAAGAAAGAGTACCAATGGAGGAAGAGAAGTTGTTATCAATGTTTCAGGTGAAGAAGCATCAAGGGTTTCTTTTAAGATGGATTCACCAGAGACCAAGAGCTCCTCTCCTGAAATCTCTAAGCTTATTAGTAGCCCCAACAAGCCTCCCAGACCTCCAAACCCAAGCATTGAAGGCTTAACTCAGAGGAAATCTTTTGCAAGGTCGGTTTACTCCAAACCAAAGTCCCGGTTTGTCGAACCATCTTACCCTGTAACAACAAGTAACCTAGAGGGAGACGTTAAGGAACCACTCGGTTCTGTTATTTCTATTAGTAGAGGTTCTCCCAACaacaaatccacaaggagcgtCGGTTCAGCGACTCCAAATAAAGCAACCGAGGTAGAGAAAGACGAAGACGAAGAAATCTACAAAAAGGTGAAGCTGAGCAAAGAGATGCGAAGAAGAGTAAGTCCACTCACATTAGTAGAGCTAGCTTTCTTCATAGCGGTGTTAAGCTCTCTGGTCGCTAGCTTAACCATCGACGTCCTGATAACTTACACCGTGTGGGGGCTAGAAGTGTGGAAATGGTGCGTCCTCGTGATGGTCACGTTCAGCGGGATGCTGGTGACGAACTGGTTCATGCATCTCGTCGTCTTCCTCATCGAAACAAACTTTCTTTTACGTAGAAAAGTGCTCTACTTCGTGCACGGGTTAAAGAAGAGCGTCCAAGTCTTCATATGGCTAAGCCTGATCCTCATCGCTTGGGTGTTTCTCTTCAACCGCGACGTGGACCGTTCCCCAACAGCCACGAAGATACTAACAGCTATCACACGTACCCTCATCTCCCTCCTCACCGGAGCCTTCCTCTGGCTGGTGAAAACGCTCTTGCTGAAAATCTTGGCGGCAAACTTCAACGTGGTCAACTTCTTCGACAGGATTCAAGAATCTGTTTTCCACCAGTACGTACTCCAGACGCTCTCGGGGCCTCCGCTTATGGAGGAGGCGGAGAAGGTGGGGCGGGAGCCGAGCACGGGGCATTTGAGTTTCACGAGTGTTGGGAAGAAAGGGACGGTGAAAGGGAAGAAAGTGATTGATATGGGGAAAGTTCATAAGATGAAGCGTGAGAAAGTCTCTGCGTGGACGATGAGGGTGTTGGTGGAAGCGGTTAGGACTTCGGGTCTCTCTACGATCTCTGATACGTTGGATGAAACGGCGTATGGGGATGCGAAAGAGCAGGCTGAGAGGGGAGAGATTACTAGTGAGATGGAGGCTTTGGCTGCTGCTTATCATGTGTTTAGAAATGTTGCTCAGCCTTGCTTCAG TTACATAGAGGAAGAAGATTTGCTTAGGTTCATGATTAAAGAAGAGGTTGATCTTGTGTTCCCTTTGTTTGACGGTGCTGCTGAGAccgggagaatcaccagaaaagCATTCACAGAATGGGTG GTTAAGGTGTACACTAGTCGAAAAGCTCTAGCACATTCCTTAAACGACACAAAAACAGCGGTTAAGCAGCTAAACAAACTCGTGACAGCGATCTTGATCGTTATTACAATCGTCATTTGGCTGCTGCTACTCGAAGTAGCAACGACTAAGGTTTTGCTGTTCTTCTCCACTCAACTCGTGGCTCTGGCCTTTATAATCGGAAGCACTTGCAAGAACCTATTTGAGTCCATTGTGTTTGTCTTCGTTATGCATCCTTTTGATGTCGGTGATCGTTGCGTTGTCGAAGGTGTCCCG ATGTTGGTTGAAGAAATGAATCTGTTATCGACGGTGTTCTTGAAACTTGACAACGAGAAAGTGTATTATCCGAACAGTGTTCTGGCCACGAAACCGATAAGCAACTACTTCAGAAGTCCAGATATGGGAGAGACAGTGGAGTTCTCTATCGCGTTTTCGACACCAGTCTCTAAGATTGCACATCTCAAAGAAAGAATCGCTGA GTACTTGGAGCAGAATCCGCAGCATTGGTCACCGATACACACGGTGGTGGTTAAGGAGATAGAGAACATGAACAAGCTGAAGATGGCTCTTTACAGCAACCACACCATCACGTTTCAGGAGTACAGGGAGAGGAATATCAGAAGAACTGAACAGTCTTTGGCGATTAAGAAAATGTTGGAGGATCTTCACATTGATTACACTCTCCTTCCTCAACAAGTCCTTCTCACCAACCTTGACAAAAACTGA
- the LOC103846671 gene encoding omega-amidase, chloroplastic isoform X4 → MGLCQLSVTTDKKRNISHAKSAIEEAASKGAKLVLLSEMWNTPYTKGSFRAFAEDIDAGGDASPSTAMLSEVSKRLKVTIIGGSMPEKSGGRLYNTCCVFGSDGELKAKHRKIHLFDIDIPGKITYKESRTFTAGETPTVVDTDVGRIGIGICYDIRFQELAMMYAARGAHLLCYPGAFNMTTGPLHWEILQRARATDNQLYVATCSSARDYGSCYVAWGHSSLVGPFGEIIAKTEPEEAIIIAEIDYSFLEQRRSNLPLNKQRRGDLYQLVDIQRLDK, encoded by the exons ATGGGATTGTGTCAGTTATCTGTCACAACTGACAAAAAGAGGAACATCTCTCACGCGAAGAGCGCCATCGAAGAAGCTGCTTCCAAGGGAGCTAAGCTTGTTCTCTTATCC GAAATGTGGAACACTCCTTATACCAAAGGTAGTTTCCGAGCTTTTGCGGAAGACATTGATGCAGGTGGTGACGCTTCTCCTTCGACCGCAATGCTCTCTGAAGTTTCCAAACGTCTCAAGGTTACGATCATTGGTGGCTCTATGCCTGAAAAATCCGGGGGTCGTTTGTACAACACTTGCTGTGTCTTTGGTTCCGATGGAGAGCTAAAAGCTAAGCATCGAAAG ATACATTTGTTTGACATAGACATTCCCGGGAAGATTACTTACAAGGAATCTAGAACTTTTACTGCTGGAGAGACACCAACAGTCGTTGACACAG ATGTGGGACGTATTGGAATAGGCATCTGCTATGATATCCGGTTCCAGGAGTTAGCTATGATGTATGCTGCAAGAG GTGCTCATTTGCTATGCTACCCAGGAGCCTTTAATATGACAACTGGACCGCTCCATTGGGAAATACTACAAAGAGCAAG GGCTACGGATAATCAG TTATATGTAGCGACATGTTCATCTGCCAGAGATTACGGATCTTGCTACGTTGCTTGGGGCCACTCTTCACTCGTCGGGCCT TTTGGAGAAATTATAGCGAAGACTGAGCCTGAGGAAGCAATTATCATAGCAGAGATTGATTACTCTTTCCTTGAACAACGAAG GTCAAATCTTCCGTTGAATAAACAGCGGCGGGGAGATCTCTACCAGCTTGTAGACATACAGCGTCTGGACAAGTAA